The Scleropages formosus chromosome 3, fSclFor1.1, whole genome shotgun sequence genome contains the following window.
CGTCCTGCGCCTTTCCTTTCGGCCTCTCTTGCCGTCGCAGCCAGAGGGAATCGCGGAGCGCCGGTGCTCGGTGCCCTGCGCCGCCCTGCTGTACTGTGGCCTGTGCGGCAGTGCCGTGCTGTAGAGTCGCGTGACACGACGTCCGCTGTGGAGCGCGAGGTCTCCTTCTTCGCAGCGCGTCACTGGTCCAGCAGCGAGAGAACCACCACTGCGCGCGGAGCAATGATGGTGACAAAACCCATCATCCAGACTCATGACCGATCAGTCGAGTCACCTTTACAGGTCACCccaaaagggcagcaggtggcgtagtgactAGGGTTGTCGCCGTCAAGTGTGAAGGTTCCTGGATCGggtccctctcctcctcctcctcctcctcctgctgctgctgctgctgcggtacctttgagcaaagcaGCCTGGATGCTCCGCTCTGCTTCCACAGGTGTGTCCTGCTGTTTCAGTGGGTAAAGTTAAGcgcttgtgtgatgaacgtcggtgcacacgtggtgaaggaaacaaaactaactgtacttaagagtcacacatctgcagctgtgcCTTTTTCTGTAATGGGCACATTGTGATTTCTCTACgcacgtcgttttggagaaaagcgtccgctgaatgaataaatggaaatgtgccGAGCGAACGTTGTAAATCACCTCGGGCAAGGTTCAGTTCAAGACTTTCTCAAGACTGAAATAGAAGCGGGAATAAAAATGATTAGAGCGCGCGCCCCTCGCTGACACGCGGAAGAAGAACCTGGGAACATTTCGTTTCTCACACGACATGACATAACGTGTGAACGCTTCACTTTTCCGTGGAGCATCCATCCACCATGGAGCGGAAGACTTACTTGGGTTCAAAATGACTTGTTGGCAGAGCGCAGTGCGAACGAGACGAGGCGTGTTGCACATGCAGGAGAAGCAGCACTGAACGCAACTCCATCTGAGAGCTGTAGCAGCCTGCTGTGCCTGTGGAAGGGATGATGTGTGGAGGAAATGTTGACaagttcctcctcctcctcctcctcctcctcgagcAAAGCAGGCCGATTCCACCAGGTACCGTCCCGTTCTCTAGAGCTGCAGAATTAACTCTCAGGATCTGCTGGTTCACTGATTCAGTCCGATCGCGGAGTGCGAGTCTGATGTCacacagtggaaaaaagaaaaaaaaaagctgtgaaaggTCGCTGAGAGCGACATAAACCGTCTCCAAGGtgattcattcattgattcCGGACACCCAGGGGCTTCTCGCGCGTCTCTGACACAAACTGGActatttggtgtttttttttgttttgcttttttcagagCGTACAGTCCCCCaatttctatttacatttctgcttattaaattagcagacgcttttctccatttaatttcatttaatcacttagatattcattattattattattataattataattttaattataagggggctcggtggcgcagtgggttggaccgggtcctgctctccggtgggtctggggttcgaatcccgcttggggtgccttgcgacagactggcatcctgtcctgggtgtgtcccctccccctctggccttacgccctcagttgccgggttaggctccggttccccgcgaccccgtatgggacaagcagttaagaaaatgtgtgtgtgtatgtattattattaaaagtctagatgtttcacaaaaacatttgttttagacagttatttaatgtcctctgcattagtgtcaaaggaaaagagcatattttagatttccaagcattcctttttgCAAATAGTtccagtattacagtaagggttttgtgtgtCGTTAAAGgaagtaaaatagtaataaaccactttccaggtagagaacttgaggtctttgtatggCGAACCGATTAAgtgaagcagaaacagctgtagaggcaataaaactgggGAGGGATTTTGTCAGATGTGGCAGTTTGACTctcagatcttacaccatggcaagagtgaGTAGAGCAATAAGACACAAGGTAGTcatcctcgggacaagcgcttgttgatgatggatgcttactaagctttgtaggaagtttattaattaagagcattttttttggaatcaTTCCCACTTTACAGCTttccccccaagtgcctaaaacttttgcacagtatgtCTTTTATATCCATATTGCTATATTTGTGGGGCACCTGGTAGCGAAGTGTTTTCAGTTTctggctttggatccaaaggttgcaggtttgatccccacctctaactgtagtagccttgagcaaggtctttcccctaaatttttccagtaaaaaaaattacccagctgtataaatgggtaaattgtaaccttaacattgcaagtgtccttggagaaaagcctcagcctacatgaataaatggacCATATTCTTTCCTGCAATGCCAGGGCAGATTATTTTAGATAGTGGTAAACATCTTCATGTCCCTTGGAAATAGTATCCTTTATAGGTTTTGAATATCTGAATTCTTTCAAAACACTATCTGTTACCTTGTCGtgggtaaaataaatataaacagaccGGCTTTCCTATCTGAGTGAACTTTCTGTAACTTTCTGTATGAAAGAATAACCCCAACGAGATGGTATCCACAGTGCTTCATAAAGACACTGGAaggatatttatttaaatattacttttattattccTTCTTAAGATTTCTAAAGTGTATTGTAAAACACACATccagaaattaacatttaacatttttttcccagttttattCTATAGCTGATGATTTAAAGGCATTTAGTGATTACTGTTGATTTATCTTACAACCAGTTATCTACATTAGTATCctatattacagtataaaaagGGTTAAAGGGCATATAGAGTGAAAAAGGGcacaatttcacaatttttattCACTGAGAATTTCCAGCAGGCCCGCTTATCTGATGACTCAAGTATTCTGAAATGCTTTTGCTGGAAAGTGTGCATTAGTGGAACATACAGTGATATCTCATGAAAACTAcacattctatctatctatctatctatgctTTGTACAGGGTTCTGGTGTATGATTAATCAGTGCAGTGCCATAGCATACAGCAACATATCTAGTTGACATATGTAAATACGGAAACAAATTGCAaatacacaaagacaaacacagtAACTGATATTTGGATGATCATAATATATAGTGTGAGGTCCTTAGACCAAAAAGGCAGATGTAGTGTATTAAaatatcactcactcactcaatcactcactcactttctgaaCATGTAGTGTCATTTGAGCATAAAGTGTTGAACCCAAGCAACGTCTGTTTATAAGAAAGCGATAGTACGTCTTCTAAGGAGTCAAGTGATCACTTCCTCTTCCCGATTCTGATTGCTTGAGGAAAGAATTACATACATGTCTGTTCGTTGTTTATAAGGACATGTGTTCTTGCTGCAAAACCTGACAGTACAGAGTAATACAGTCAAAGGTCATGAGAAAACTGACAGCTCATATCCTGACTTTGAGGTTATATATGGGATGACAGAATGTTAATCCTGTTATTATCTATaatgtattagtattattatctGTGTTGTTAGTTTAAAAGAAGAGCAGTACCAAGGACAGGACGTATGTGAGATAAAGTGTGTGAAGCATAGCTGAGTCAGCCGCAGTGAGCAGAAACTGAAGTCAGCAGAGGCCCTTAAAAAGCTGGGAGTCAGTTCCCAGAATACAACGGCTCTTTCTCTGAGACGAATGCCAGACAGCCACGTCAGAGGGGAGCCAGAAAAATTGCCATCGATCACCTCTTATCATGCTGTCCGACCCCTTGGGAGCCAAGGCAGGGGGGCACTCAGTGGGCCTTGACTTACAGTCTCTGCGGCCCGACACCTTTGCTTGCTGCCACCTGTAGGGGTGCTGGGTCTCACCCAGATATCATGCAGAAAAAAGGAGTGATgagtcctgattttttttttttttaacccatgaACCCCATTTTCATGTTAGTCTCTGTATCAGCAGAAGTCATTTTTATCAGATTGAGACATGAAGAACCACATTATAGCCAGCTTCCAGTGCTACCTCTGCCATCATACAGTATGCAGACATGTATACTCACTGACTTTTCAGCTTCCTTGGCAACCAAATATCTGACCACCTAATTTTTACAAGTATGAGTGAAGAAATGTATGTGTCATACGGCactcatgaaaataaataagaagtggTTTTGATGCAGAGGTGTAGATCTGTAATGATCACTTATGCTTATTTAAAGCTGTATGAAGAGTTGCATTGAGTCTTCACTAAAATAaggagcacatttaaaaaaataagttaacaCTAATGTGGGTCCGGGTGCGCAATGTTCTTCTCTGCAAAATGCAGCGAgtgagaaaaatatgtaaaagaagaaaacatgtttCCCTGACAACTCATAAAGAGAAGAAACCTCCCCGAACATCCAAGAGGATGTGACTAATTTGTTCTAATACAAGTATGCAATGAGCAAAGGCCTGGCATGAAATGAATTTGCAACCAATAATGGAGCATTAACAAACTTATTGctaaaacaaataatacattagtgtgtataacaataaaaatgtgcattaaatttaatacaaattgAAATTAATACATCTTAATACTTGTCTTCTCATTATTTACACAAAGGATTTTTAAGTCTTCACACTGCAAGGTATTTTGGATATTGTTGATCTCAGTTTTTGTCAATAATTTTTCTCATCCTTGCTTTAGAAACAAAGTATCCAACATGTActattaatttttccatcacattttacatttgattgTTAATTGTTACATATTgctgaaatgtaatgtaaaaaaatgcatatataatatactgtaactCATTTTCTTATGCTGCAAAGTTTTACTTATAGTtgatatttagaaatattttattacccattgctaaacaaaacaaaataaagaaaaaaaaaaaaaacagaggcatCTATCTGTCTATCCATCATGGTAGAAATAAAGTATAATCCATATACTTAGTAaacttctatttttatttttaaacttcgattttttattgtatatttttatccTCTGAATGAAAATTGTCTACCTTTGACAACATTCAAAAAAGGAAAGTCATTGATGCACTTTCCCAGTTTTGTCGAACTATAGGTTGCATGAACATTATCCCTTGAATTACTCGCAcagtgtagtgtttttttttttcaataagtCATGTTATAAACTGAGTTCAAGTGTTCCTCAAAGAGTGCCTTGAacattacagcaataaaaaggACAAGAAAATCTTAAAAACAAGAGGAGAAATTGGAGAGCCAGGAAATCCAAACCCCAAAGAATGCGGGTATTTGAAGTTTAAGAAGACAATAGTCATTTTCTCCTGAAGCTGCTCTAGGCTTGCTGGGAAATATATTTATCCCTAAATATTTGTTGCTCGGTTGACACTTCTTCCTAATTAATTGCTTTAACtacagttttctctttttttggtacTAGTAATATGAACGTATCAATATATATTCCTGtaacaggattttttttgtgattttttttatgtgagTAATTGCTTCTAAGTACTCCTCAGCCCCCTGTGTTTGAATGAAAGGTTCTGGCTCTTAATTCCTTTCATGTTATGCTGAGATTCAGCATAGTCACAATGCCAGCAATGTAAGGGCTCTCTGGAGGAGAATGTCACTAAAGGAAGAGCAGCATGTGGAAGCCAGATGCCGGAAATCAAAGGTAGACAAAAGCCTCACTGACATTCACTTTACTTCATGGATACTGAAAAATgagcacaggtacacacacacattttcagaaccacttgtcccatacggggtcacggggaaccagagtctacccggtaacacagggcataaggccggagggggaaggggacacacccaggacgggacgccagtccgtcacaaggcaccccaagcaggacttgaaccccagacccactggaaagcaggactgtggcccaacccactgcaccaccacaccccactgaGCACAGGTGTTTTCCCACAAATATCTTTAAAGGGTGCATCAAAAGGCTTGGGAATTAGCTGGCAAGACACGGTTTACtattttcattcaaaaataaaaatagaaaataaaactaaaaaaacatCTTAACATCACTGATGCTCCACAgaaggtattattattattattattattattattattattattattattattattctactgTGTACAACTGTTCATGCAGACCATCACTCTGCCTCCTTTCATTGTCCTTTTACTCCAAGACAGTGAGTGGTAAGATTTCAAACAACTCTACCTGTTcaggaattttgcattttacttgCATGATATATATCTTCTTTTCATGATTAAGAGCATATGTCATTTTTAGTTCGATTGTGGTGACATCTGtgatgtgtgtgagtttcttcACCAGTTTTCATTGGAGCCcggactgcaaaaaaaaaaaaaaaaaacatatctcgTCTTCTCTTTTCTAGTAGATATTGCAATAATCTCACAGAAGACAAAAGACATTGCTGTATATGTTAtggcttttctctaaaactcTTTTTGACATACTCTAAAAATATCTGAACAACTCTCCAAGTTCATATGTTAGTTTCTTctttgtggattcttgatctttcttcatttatgtatttatatactttaaaaataatattatatactcataatgtatttgtgtgtctaAGCCTCAAACTGTCAGGTTTTGTAGttaatgtttctcttttcttgaACACATCAACGCTGGTGCCATGTACTCTGTATGCATAGAACATAACACAGGCCAAAAGCATAATAACAGGAGCAGTGCTTTGCGTCATTAAAGGATACTGTTCAGATAAGACCATTTTTCATGATATATTagtaaaataataacagcacTGATAAACTTGGACAGCCGGGCTGATttggcaggtttgaattccactcgggctgtgtggtgtttgcatgtacATGTACTCCCCATGCCTGTGTGGGaaaattgtctgtagtgtgtgtttgtgtgtatctaTCCTGCGATTGTTTAGGAtagatacacacaaacacacagatgttaatttttttccccttttcagaCAAGTAGAGAAGAATTTATGACAGACAACAATCATATCTGAGGAGCCTGAGACCAAGCTATATTTTTCGACACTTTATCAAGAACCTTTTCAAGAAAACATCTGTCCAAACTTTGTGATAGCCACTTGTAAGGCAAAAGAGTTGGACAAAATTTTTGATGATATATGGCTGCTTTTACGGAAAATCATCCTGATTGCTTCATGTATGGAACAAAGTTAAACTGAACCAGatgccaaaagaaaaaaatcactgtttctcCTTTAAAAAACACCTGGATTAAATTGCTGTCCCAGCAGCTTTGATAATCAATGCTTGTTGATTTATGAATGTTGTTGGTGCCCAATGTAACCCAAAGTGTATGACTGTAGATTGGAAATAACCTTCAAACAGCATCATGTTTACCGTTTCCTCTGACTTCATATCCTGAAATTCCTCCTATAGATCTAAAATTGTAAAAGTGCACATTACCCACCTGAATGTACAAATCCTTTACATTTTCAATATTAAGAGAAAATTTGAGTTAAATCAAAAGTGAGACCACAACCTAAAATCTCACCACTTAAtactaaatataattaattataatttcaaatttaatttgattttgtaCATTCAATAGACACTAAATGTATCACACATGCATcaaatacaacagaaaaaagCTTCATGTTAACACTACTGAAATATGCAAAAGCGAAAGAGAAATTTTGTTTGTTGGTTGAATAATGACAGACTTCTGATGAGGGATACTGAGTTATTTAGTAATAATGTTTCTTAGACAAAcataaagtggaaaatgcaGGAGTCTCATTGCCGCTAGGGGGCGATTTTGACATATGTTCAAGGATGGAgtttgaattattaaaataatatgaagTCTGAAGCATAAGCCTTCCTATTTTGAAAGTGTAGAGGCATAATAATTAACTGAATATGCACAGGATAAGATGTAACATTCTGTGTGCTTATATCAATGGCTGTACCCcgtatagtaataataataataataataataataataataataataattattattatttatttattatttattattttatattttatattatttattattttttatttattattattttatctttattattattattatcatcaacaGCATCAGAATGATTATGCCCAGATTGCAGAAGATGCTATAtgagacatttttctcttttaaaattaaaaaagaatgattaaaaataaaatgatctttTTGTCTCCCTCTAGTGCTTTTAATAAACCTGGCACACACTACATTAAACAACTTCAGCATGTATTGCAAGAAGACACGTTGAAAGGTATGATAAAATGTGcctgcaaaatgaagaaaaaaagttgtatatttaaggtttgcaaaaaaaacataaaaatctcTGTTTATCAACCAGTTTGCATTACAGTTTTGTGTCATGCATCATCAGACAAACCATAGTTAGACAATGCAGCTTTTCCCCCcatgtgtttactttttataaataaatgaataaataatcaaataatGTGCAGAGCTAGAAATGCTTCCGtgttaatttattcacattgaAGGGTCACAAAATCTTCATACAGGGCTCATAGACTATGCGCTTAcgaaaagaaatattaatttaaaaaagtttcagacaacaacaataataataataataattattattattatcagtagtattattattatcagcaCATCATACTTAATGCACAATTCTTTGAAATAGTAATATACATAAATCAAGTGTGAAATGAAAGCCTTGTAAATTATCTGTGCTCTGAGAATACAAATATGATATTTCtcaaacagcaataataattatatgcaCTATGGACTTCATGCTTAATATACAGTTctgtgaaagacagaaaaaaagtatgaaattaaaacattgtAAATTATCATTGATATATTACAGCATACAAATATGATACCTCTATAAGCAGAGTAATAACATGGTACTCACATTGCTCAGTTCTATTTTCGCTGCAGTTTAGCTATTAGGTGGGGGTCAGCGGGACCAGCAGGTGCCATAATGGCTAGTTGGATTTGTTGACGTAAGGATAttgcagtttaaataaaaaaggatttaatactgtatgtattcaaACTTACaagttttctttacatttaacagGCAAAAATAATTATAGATATATTTTTAACTGAAGAAGGAAACATCAGTAACACCTAATAGTTGCAGTTATTATATAAACTGACACGCGAGAGCAGGGTTTGCAGGTGTCAGTTGTGGCTTGGAGTTTCCAGATGGTTCACTGCTTGTTCCGACAGCGCAGTCCAGCCACACTTAATGCACAGCTGTGCACTAAACCCACATGTGGAGTTATTAATTTTTGCCGAACCACCCCATATTTGGCAATCCCATGCAAACAGAGAGAGCAACTGACCCATGTGGGTGGAAGACCATGGTCACTGAAACTCATCACATGTTCACTGTTCCAACCTAAAGGACTATTAGTAACTCAAAGCATTTCTCACATCACTTAATCAATGTATAGTATAAAAAGGGGGGTTCCTTCAGttcatttgaaaatatacagtatagtaccaTAGCACTAAACAGTAACTGCAAGCAAAAGTTAAGGAGTTTGAAAAGCATACACAATTTTTGGAAGTTTAGGAATTAATCAAAATCTTGTTTGACCAAATGTttgttaaattagtttttttttttttatatttacaagaCTGTAAGTCTCCcctggtggcatggtggtgcagcaggcttggcctgtgcctgctctctggtgggtctgggctttgagtcctgcttggggtgccttgtgacggactggtgtcccgccctgggtgtgtaccctgcccctccagccttacatcctgtgttcccgggttaggctccagttcgccgcgatcccgcttgtccggtttcagtcattgtgtgtgtgtgtgtgtgtgtgtgtgtgtgtgtgtgtgtgtgtgtgtgtgtgtgtgtgtgtgtgtgtaaggtagAAGTTGGCCTGACAGATGTGCTTTTtccaaaatactgaaaacagtggaaaaacaacTTGACAGTCTGTGCTAGTTTTTGATGGAAAGATGTTCATTATAAGGAATCACATTGATTTTATCTGGTTGTGTAAgtatgatatacagtatttattcattagatGATGTGTTTGCAAAAGGCAGTatacaatataaatgtataaatgagctACTTCTGGATgtcaaaaataacaaaaaagacaatgatGCCTGGATTGCGAAATAAGAGAAAGCAGTATCTATAAAAGCCAGAGAAAAAGTCTTCTAAGCCTATTCTGCTGCATGGCTGGAATACTTCACTATAAGGGGATGAGTGTCTTTATTAAATTTAGGATTACGAGTACTCCTCGATTTACGGCACAAGTGACTTATGACCACATTTAATTACAACGGCTGTCTCGTTATCTGTATTATCATTGGAAATGAAAGTAAGAATAAGTACAAGATGATATAATACTGcactgtttttacattattattattattattattattattattattaagatgaATTATTGTGAAATTagagaaaacatttaacaaTCTCCTTTTAAACAACGTTGTATGTTAATTATGGTTTATATGATACACTATAAGGGGATTTGTGTCTTATGACTAAGCCAGTTTATGACACAGTTGTAAGACGGTAACCCcttcgtaaatcgaggaccaaTTGTAGGAGAACCACAGTTACTTGTCCCTTGGGGGTACTGAAAGCCAGGGCTGCTTTGCTCTACTGCTGATTTGTATCCTCACGCCGCAGGATTTTGTATAGCACCCAGTAGAAGATGTTGAAGAGCAGGAAGGCCAGTGGAAACCCAGCGCGGGACACGGTGTCGATTTTCTTGGCCCTGTCGATGAAAAGCTTCCTCAGTTCCTCCTGGGatttctctgctgctgctgctgctgatgatgctgtCGATGCCATCATCAGAGCAAGGGGAGCCTGAGCAGCACTGCCGGGGGTCTTGGCGAAGGCGCCGTCCTTTCCCACACTGCACGGCGTCTCAGCAGTTGGAGTGAAACTCTGCCGGCTTTGCCTCGTGTCCTCCTCCTACAGAAGGAAAGGTACAAGCTTTATTTGTTTCAAtctgaaatataatatttcatttatttatctgtctatctgacacttttctatgaACCAGTTTAGAGTAtcaagctatttacactgatttaccatttatacagctaggtaactcTGCCTGAGTAACTGTACTGTCAGTACCTTTTCAGTGCATGGCCATAGCCCTactcactacaccacctgctgcaacaCCTTAAGTAAAAAAGCTTCATCAAATTATTGAAACATATTAAAATCTAACATAGGAACATATTTATGGTGAAGTTAAATATAAGTAATCTACATTTCATTCTACAAAAATCCAATAAATGTTaggatattttttctttcctttttattacAAATTGAGAGGCAGTTTATTCAAAAAAACCTGCTTCATGAGTTCAACTTCAACTGAATTTTAATGTGAGacaaggaaaaaagtgaaaatgaaaagtcaaGAAAACAACATAAACCACAGTGTGACATGACAATAATGGCATGACAGCAGTGATGCACAACCATGTCTGCTGCCACTAACACAAATGCACAGTGTGACAAAAGATAATTTGAAGAAAATTTTACCCCGCTGTTTGATCGGCAGATTTTACCGAACGATCCGTACAGGGATTCTGCCCTTCTCACACCATTACTGCCATGCAGGGTCTGTATGCTTTCATCTCCATCAAGCACATCCGTGTGCTTCCATCACAGCAGAGCAAGGCATAAGAaaagaaatataacaaaatggTTTAAAAGGGCCGTACTGCAGTGTAATACACTTATGATGGCGATAATAATGCAAATGCACCAGAAACCTCTCAATAGAATTTacataaataactgaaataagaTGCGTTGAGAGAATACCgatgaagtgaaaaataaatgcataaaattaacattaataatgtaCGTAATGGTCAACATCAGGAAGACATACGGCTGTTAAACTTGACtgaagaaatactgaaaaaatagcCAAGGCTAAACTGGAGTGACTTTACTTTCGAAAGTCTAACGTCTGCTTTCTCAAAAGAATTTAATGACATAGaatgctgaagccacttgtcccaagcagggtaacagtgaaccggagcctaacccggcaacacagggcgtaggagacacgcccaggatgggatgtcagtctcttgcaaggcaccccaagagagacttaaaccccagaccaaccagcgAGCAGGAaacagccaaacccgctgcgccaccacaccctccataACATGGAATGAacacagctaaattaaaaatgcttctGGTCGACTTGAACTGGTACCTTACTCTTCTTCTTTTTAGGCTGGAACCTTAAGAGCTCCTTGTGTTGCCTGGAGACGAAGTTGACGGCTGCGTACTCCAGCAAAGCCGAGAAAACAAAGAGCAAGCACACTGCCATCCAGATGTCAATGGCTTTCACATACGACACCTGGACCACAGAGCAAAAACAAGCGCGGTATTTAACTCAGGACTGGAAAGTGCTTACAACGTTTGCTAATTAACAGAAGTGGATTGTAAACTGTCCAGAGGAAGGTGAAACTGCAGTCTAGGACTATAAAACCCTGAGTAGTTTATAATAGGGAAGAATgataaaaaacataatttcaattctaattaaaaatatgtattttaattagaaGGCAAAATTTACTTGCATGCATTTCCATCACTAGTAAATAAGGATGGATCTTAAAGATTGTTTTGCTTGTTTCACCGAGTAACTGAAGTTGTTCATCAGCATGATTAGTTGTGCTTTGCAGGCTATAATAGTAAATATAcattaagtttaatttttatggAAGAACAAAGTTCACTGAAGAATTATTTCAGTAGAATCAAGTTCTGTCACGTGCTCTCAAGTGTTCCCTTCGTTGGACTTGAACCTATAGCCTTGCGCGTGTGTTAGAAAGAGCTGGTACCTGTGTGTCTTCATGAGTAAACTTTGTCATTCTTTTAGGTCTTAAGAAGTTGACACATCCATTCAGTATGCTTCCATTCTATCAGAATGAAGTTTACCTTTGGAAGTGAGGTCCTGGAGCCAGAGCTCTGTGTTGTCATGGTGAGCACTGTTGTGATGCCCAGAGCCACACGTGCTGGAGCAGCATCCATGTTAATCCAGAAggacacccaggataggatgacAATCAGCAGGCTGGGAATGTACATCTGGATCAAGTAGTAACCCATTTGCCTCTCTAAGTGGAAGCGCACCTCTATACATGTGAACTTCCCTGgtatacacaaaaaaaaacatgtcacgATTCATAACGTGGCCGTAAGTGTTATGACAGCAATCATAAATTGTCACTGTCATAACACATCACTATGTCATACTCATGaagttactgtaaatgtaaaccagttGTCTTGTGCATGAAATTTCACTGATTTCACCTTggttgaagttttaaaaaatatcttcatAAAGTTTTAcgaatcatttacatttgttgatttaactgacacttttttccacagcatCGTACAATGTTAAGACACTTACAGCACTTtgcccatgtatacagctgggtgatttt
Protein-coding sequences here:
- the LOC108926085 gene encoding glycine receptor subunit alpha-3-like, with the protein product MSPYNLRSLPAWALLLRQLLLLSLVACKESESSRRRAALMSPSDFLDKLMGRTSGYDARIRPNFKGPPVNVSCNIFINSFGSIAETTMDYRVNIFLRQQWNDPRLAYSEYPDDSLDLDPSMLDSIWKPDLFFANEKGAHFHEVTTDNKLLRIFKNGNVLYSIRLTLTLSCPMDLKNFPMDVQICIMQLESFGYTMNDLIFEWQKSGPVQFAEGLTLPQFILKNESDLRYCTKHYNTGKFTCIEVRFHLERQMGYYLIQMYIPSLLIVILSWVSFWINMDAAPARVALGITTVLTMTTQSSGSRTSLPKVSYVKAIDIWMAVCLLFVFSALLEYAAVNFVSRQHKELLRFQPKKKKSKHTDVLDGDESIQTLHGSNGVRRAESLYGSFGKICRSNSGEEDTRQSRQSFTPTAETPCSVGKDGAFAKTPGSAAQAPLALMMASTASSAAAAAEKSQEELRKLFIDRAKKIDTVSRAGFPLAFLLFNIFYWVLYKILRREDTNQQ